GCCCAGGACGTCCGCGGTGATCTGGCCGACGACTACGAGGCGGCCCAGAAGAAGATCAACATGGCGCGGGCCATGGAAGGCGACGTCGCGGTTCGCGGCGCCGCCGCCGCGCTGCAGGAACACCCCGAGATCACCACCGAGTCCAAGAACATCATGGGCGTCGTCGTCCCGCAGATCGAATCCTCCCGCGTCTCCAAAAGCCTCGACGAGCGCGGCTACGGGATCATGGGCTCGTCGGCCCGCATCGACGAGGCCGCCGAGGCCTACGAGGACCTGCTCGAGAGCATCATCCTCGCGGCCGAAGTGGAGACGGCGATGAAGAAGATGCTCCGCGAGATCGAGACGACGAAGCGACGCGTCAACGCCCTCGAGTTCAAGCTCCTGCCCGAACTCTACGACAGCCAGGAGTACATCGAGCAGAAACTCGAGGAACAGGAGCGCGAGGAGACCTTCCGCCTGAAGAAGATCAAGGAGAAGAAGGAAGCCGAGGAGAAGGAAGAACAGCGCAAGGCGGCCGAGGAAGCCGACGCCGCCGAAGCGGAGGCGAAACAGGACGAACTCGAGGACGTCCAGCCCGATACGGCCGCGCAGTCGCCTGC
The DNA window shown above is from Halopiger xanaduensis SH-6 and carries:
- a CDS encoding V-type ATP synthase subunit D yields the protein MAKDVKPTRKNLMEIEDRIELSERGHGTLEKKRDGLIMEFMDILDKAQDVRGDLADDYEAAQKKINMARAMEGDVAVRGAAAALQEHPEITTESKNIMGVVVPQIESSRVSKSLDERGYGIMGSSARIDEAAEAYEDLLESIILAAEVETAMKKMLREIETTKRRVNALEFKLLPELYDSQEYIEQKLEEQEREETFRLKKIKEKKEAEEKEEQRKAAEEADAAEAEAKQDELEDVQPDTAAQSPAANQ